AAATCTAATCATATAACCTACTTCATAAAGGTAGAAATCTGCTTTGTTAATTGTTAACTTTGATTCACATTAGAATTACACAGTGAGCTTGAGAAGCATTGATGACTGGGTTTCACTCCTGGAGATTGGGATTTAGTTGAGGTGGTGGtaggttattgttgttgttaagtcatgtctgactcttttgggactccatggactgttgccaaccaggttcctctgtccctgggatttcccaggcaagaatactggagtgggttgccacctccttctctatctagatcttccccaacccagggttgaacccaaacctcctatattggcaggtggattctttactgctgagccacctgggaaatcctgttgTAGGTTAGGTCTGagtatttgcaaatatcttccaGATGATTCTAATATGTAGCCAAAGTTGAAAGTTAAATTCAAGTTGAAAACCACTATATTTAATGGTGACAACACCTGCTGTCTTCAGACATTCTGTATAGCTCCCACAGATGAGTAAGGTAAGAACAGTCAGAAGATCCTAGTTTGATTGAATCATCTTCAAAATATAGCTAATAAATACAGGAAGATTAATGGGCCTGGAGGAGAGAAATAGATTACAAGTAAGGAGATGGGGAAGGCAATAATAAACCCAgtgccatggggttgcagtcagagGTACTGTTGCaaattcattactttttaatataattgaaTAGATATATCCATAGACATAGAGTTGTGATATCTCTATAAAATTAGGATCCTGAAAGACTTAGGACAGGCTGAGGAATTGACAGGAGACTAAAGAGACGTGACAACTACACTCAACACATGATCCtggatttgattcttgggtcatgATTGGGACCTCAATAAATCGGATGGATGCTATTTCCTGATGTTGCTGGTCATCTTAGAGTTATGTGAAAGACTGGTCTTGTACTTAGAAAATACAGCCTGCAAGATTAAGGGGTGATGAGCAACTAGGTCCACAGGCTCTCAGATGGTTCTGCCAGGGTGCAGGAGGGCTCCCCAAGTAAGCCACAGTGGCACAGCGATTagtttgaattaaagttacttaaaacACAAGCAGCAAGAGTGAACTCTGACCTTCATTTTTGTCCCCAGAAAGCAGAAGATAAATCTCTCATGAGAAAGGTGTACCCCTTGCATCCAAGGGTAAGACACCCTTTTCACCAGAGAGAGGGAATTCGGGTCAAGAAACTTGTATAAACCTTATTACTTCTTGAATTTACTACCAGGGACAAACTGCTTAGAGTCCTCACTAATTGAGCACACAAGACCCAAGTTTCTCTGTTCTGTCAATTCATCTCTATTGTTTCTTTCTCTAAAAGGTATAAAAGTTGCCTGCTTCGACTGTTTTTATAGCTTAAGTTACAACCtttgtaatataatattatatgcaatttgttgaaaaaacaagaagagaaaatcctATGGATCATCTGTAAAGTAATACAATTATTTCTGAAGCAGACTTAAAAGTTGCCAAAATTAAATTTAGCATTTGCCACTAATTGAAGACAAATACCGTAACTTATAAaaaacatattgaaaaataaaaaagtttgctTTGGCCACTATTTAGGTTCTCATTTGTATGGGACCTCTGTGCACATGAATTaacatttgtattttctgttaATCTGTTTTGTGTCACTTTCATTATTAGTCCAGCTAGAAGAATtcaggaggggtggtggggaAATTTCCCCTCCTtgacagttcaaaaacatttatGGAAGTTCTATGTACTTTTTCAGCTACTTTCATATAAATTGGATTTTTTCCCAAAATAAACAGCTTTCAAAAGTAATCAGATGTCACTTCTCTGTTTGAACTCTTCTCACAGAACTTATGTCCCACACAGACTTGCATGTGAATGTTCAGAGTCACTTTATTCACAATGGTCCCAAACCAGAAAGAACTCAAAATGCCCATCCATTGGCAGAACAAACTGCTGACCCACGCAATAGAGATACACCTCAAAAGCATTCTAGGGGACTCCCTTGGAGATGCAGTAGatgggaatccacctgctaagTCGGGGGcgcaggttgatccctggtctgggaggattccacatgcagaggagcatctaagcccatgtgcctggagcctgtgctccacagcaagagaagccactgccgtgGAAGCCTGGTGCACCGCAGTGAAGtggagcccctgctcgccacgaCCAGAGCAAGCCTGTGCGGCAGCAAAGAACCAgcacaactgaaaataaaaacagcaataatgacaacaacaaaaaagcattctacgaacttccctggtggttcagggttaagacttcacacttccactgcaggcggtggggttcaatccttggtaaggcaactaggatcccacatgctgcccaaTGAGGCCGAAAAATTAAATAGGAGCATTCTAGACAAGGCACAGTTGCAGCGATAGAAAGCAGATGGGTGGCTGCCTAGGGTTGGGATGGGGACACTGCAAAGGAACACAAGGGAGCCCTTTCTCTGAGGCGTGACGGAATCCTCTGTATCTTATGACCTTCACACaactgtatcagatcagatcagtcgctcagtcatgtccgactctttgcaaccctatgaatcgcagcacaccaggcctccctgtccatcaccaactcccggagttcactcagactcacgtccattgagtcagtgatgccatccagccatctcatcctctgtcgtccccttctcctcctgcccccaatccctcccagcatcagagacttttccaatgagtcaactcttcacatgaggtggccaaagtactggagtttcagctttagcatcattccttccaaagaaatcccagggctgatcttcagaatggactggttggatctccttgcagtccaagggactctcaagagtcttcaacaccacagttcaaaagcatcaattcttcagcactcagccttcttcacagtccaactctcacatccatacatgaccacaggaaaaaccacagccttgactagacgaaactttgttggcaaagtaatgtctctgcttttgaatatgctgtctaggttggtccaaCTGCCAAAACTCACCAAATACTAAAACGGGTGAATGCTATCACTGTAAGTAACTCAGTTTACAAAATCCTCTAATAGTTCCCCATTTCGGAGTGTAAGCATGCCCTTAAAATGGCCTACACAATCCCATTTTccatccaccctctccctccctccgaCACCTACCACTGTGGCCAACTTCCCCTTCAACAGCCACTCAGAGCAGGGCCAGTCTGTGTTCTGAGACTAAGTACAGTCACCAAAAGCAAGCAGTGAGAAAGTGTACTAGCCACTGGGACTGCTGGTCAACATACAAGAGCGGTCTTTTTTCCTAATGGCTCAGTTAATATCTTTTATGGACGTACATGAACTTGACAACTAAAAAGTTATTCACAACAGTCAGACTCTGCAAGTGGTGAAGTTTAAGGAATAAAAAGTATTTTGCTTTTTCCTAACATATACATGTGGTAAAAACCTACATAAGCCTAAAAATGGtctctttttaactttacaatattgtattggttttcccatatatcaacatgaatccgccacaggtatacatgtgttccccatcctgaaccctcctccctcctccttccctgtaccatccctctgggtcgtcccagtgcatcagccccaagcatccagtatcatgcatcgaacctggactggcaactcatttcatatatattatacatgtttcaatgccattctcccaaatcatcccaccctctccctctcccagagtccaaaagactgttctatacatcggtatctcttttgctgtctcgtatacagggttattgttaccatctttctaaattccatatatatgcattagtatactgtattggtgtttttctttctggcttacttcattctgtataataggctccagttttaacatatatatatttcacaaatacataaaaaaaaatctaagtgatAAGGAAAAGTCTTGTTTCAGAAAATACTAAAACAGGAACACAAAAAGTGATCAATAGTGTCACTTTACCATGTGCTATACATACAAAATTGTCTACTTCTAAAGACACCCATGGTTTTGCTACCAGGGGATTAAACTGATAGCCTTAAGCAGAAATCAAACACTACAGAAAATGAACTTTGGAAATACCCGAGAATTGGTGTTAAGCAGCACAATGAGGCAGCAAGATTAGGACTGGCAACCATTGGGTTAGACTGCTAGTCTTCAAAAAGATTAAACATCTTTCCTTTGGAGGTCATTCAATCAAGAGGTATTAACTGAGCAGGTATTCCTTAGGAAACACCCTATCTCAAGAGGGTAAGAGTATAAGATGTGAAGTCTGAAGACAATATtccctttttctctgttttcccagAAAACATTTAATATAGTTACTCTTAAATGGTCTTTATTCaagtaaaaaatgaatgaaaagatttGTGAAATGCCTACTACTGGCTCATTTATTTGACTCTGAAGATGAAATTCAGATCCTGCCCAGGTCTCGTTTTCTTCTAATATGCAGGATGATCATCATTACTATTCGTACAAGTAAAAGTATTAGTATTAGTACAAGTATTAGtaaaaaagggacttccctagtggtgcagaggctaagactctgtgctcccgaaGCAGCAGGGCCCAGATTCGATTCAttctcagggaactagatcctacatgccacaaccaaaggtcccacatgctgcaactaagactcagtgcagccaaataaatacatgaatgaataacaCACAAAAATGAGCTCCAGGATGGCAGTTCATATGcataaaaaaataacacagaaaatcTAAACAAGTGCTTGACCTAATTCTTTTATTAAAGTGTCTCTACCATTAGCTGCTCCGAGATAACACTAGAAAAGCATCCCATTACAGTTTATACCTTAAGATGTGTCCTAGACTAGCACCGGCATTTGATGATAGGGCAGTGGGTCAATAAATGAAATACCAGGTAAgggatacaaataaaaattttattgtacaAAATTAAGGCCTTCACAGTTCACTAAGGCTAAACAGAGACTAGGTAATCTTTTAAATCCTTTACAAAAAGCTCACATACACTTCCGCTTTCCCAACTATTAAAATGAACTGACCAAATGTTATCAAAACGAAAGCTATAAATAACAGAGTCCTTTAAAGACAACTATCCCAAATGTTATTTTTTGGCATAGGTGATCTTCATGGCATGGGACGGTGTGATCTTAAACCCCTGCAGGGCGTCCCTAGCAGCTCCAGCCTGTCCATCATTTTCAAATTCAACAAAAGCGATGTCATGCCTCCCAGGTACCAGACGCACTTCCTTGAAACCAGGGAACCTATAACGAACGAAAACAATGCTTATATATGTAAACAAtttttatatatgcaaatatagaaATGACATCAAATACAAAATGTCTATTCTGCATTTAAATTTGTTAAGCAACATCATGATCTACGTACAGGAAAACGATCACATCCCACCAAGAATCCTGAGTGGGATGAAAGAGCCTGAAATATAACTAATACCATGAAAAGAACTGCAGGAATCATGTAAGCTAATTCTATTCCTGTCACTTCATCAAAGCTTTGTCTCCTATTTTACTTATCAACTAGAATTAATAATTCAAACATTAGAGGTAATTTAGCTTCTCATTTGCTTAATCTGCATACTGGTTTCGATTCATGATTAATCCAGGAGCAAACCAATGAAGCCGTAGGAATTACTGTGTGATATGCAAATGGATTCAACCCAGGGAAGTGCTATCTGTCCTGTCAGGAGGCTCTCAGAACACAGACTTGTTTACGAAATACTTACTGGTTAAACAGCATGGAGAGCATCATCTCATTAGTCTCTTCTGGTAAATTATTAAGGAATAAAATATAGTTTGGAGGGTAATCAGGgacctattaaaaagaaaaggccaagTTAACTTATAAGTATTATAAGTATAATTAGCCACTTTGgctcttacatttaaatctataCTTCAGAGAATTACATTCCACAGTTTAAGGCTTATGAAATCTTACCACATCAAGCACTGAAGGTGAAAAACAGTGACACCAGAGAAGTAAACAAAACCTAACAGTAATTAAGATTGACATTCAAGTCACTAAGGAAATATTTGGAAGGTTATAAATCTTATCAACAGTTTTTAAGTATTTAAGTATTAACTATTTAATTAACAGTATTTAAGAGAATATTTAAGTTTTAAGCATCCGGAGGCAGCTGGAATAGGAGGCTTCTGTCATCTGGATTACGTAACTGGTCCTAACACAAGCAGAGATGGCATTGGTGTCACCCGTCCTCAGCTGCTTAACCCGCAGATACTCAATCCTACTGCATACTACCTCCCGGTGTGtgagaaaattttggaaaaaaaaaagatttccactTAGTGCTACAACTacggagcccatgctctgcaataagagaagccactgcaatgagaagctcacacaccgcagctagagaagagCCCCCACTCACAACTAGACAAAGTTtgtgcagagcaacaaagacccaacgtagccaaaaataaataaattaaaaaagattccATGTAGAACCTATATTtggtaatttttaatgttttgcccAAGTAAATGAGAGTAAATTTCATgggagaaaaaagatgaaatgtaAAGAACTTAGGGCTTAGAGAATTATGTGCTGGACTATAGCTGCTGAAAGACTTCATAGTAGTAGATAATGCAAGAAAATGCAAGTAACTTAAAACCAGAGGAGGAAACCTCAGTGGGGCAAGGAATTCCCTGGATGTAAGGATGAGTTTCTGATAAATCTAtattgtgctaagttgcttcagctgtgtttgactctttgcaaccacatggactatagccgccaGGGTCCTcggcccatggaattctccaggcaagaatactggagcagttggccatttcctcctccaggggatcttcccaatcctgggattgaacccgtgtctcctgctgctcctgcactgcaggcgaattctgtACCGTGGAGTCACAGGGTAAAGATCTGTATCAGGAgacttaaatatatatgtactgaGGAAATAAGAACAAAGGTAACTATAGAACAACTTTGTTCTTTGAGAAAAGACGGGTTAGTGCTTTAGCCAATGGGAATGGATTCCAAGCAACAAGCCTGAAAAGCTCTGGGCTACATCATGTGAAGAAAACAACCATCCTGCTTCTTATCTTTATAGAACTTAGAATATATTGTTTAATCCTGTCATTGATCATTGTGGGAAGCAAGGAATAAAGtcaggttttgttttcttcttcctgaagaaaaataaaatgttttgaagaAGGAGGTTCCACATTGTTGTGGCTTATACATGGaatcattttcagtttttggaGACATGAGGATTGTTGTACATTACTGCTattgttttgtaattttattttaaagtaagtatCACATGGGAAAAAATATTACCTGAGGATTTGGTGTTGCATTTCCTTGGGTATTAGCTGAATTTGGTGTTCCCTAAATGAAAAAGAGTGAGAAACAGTTAAAACTTCCAATCCCTCTAAAAAAATAGCAAGTGTTTAAAATTACTGCACTAAAAATAAGAGTAACATagatatttttattccattttgagaATTTACATCTTAAAACTCTGACTcaaacatttatgtatttatatcttgtcaaatatttttgaaaggtcTGTATCATAAAACTCAACCTCTAAGTTTCAAAATTATGGAGAAATATATAGGAGAAAAACCAAGAACTGgtctttctcactttttttttaaaacaactagaaaaaaaaaacccaagcatTATACTTATTAAAACTGATTTCTAATTACTTTCAATCTGAAAGTAACTAGTTTTTGGATAATTTCACCTTTATctggaatttttaaattagatttttgaATTTATGAACTGTTCAAAGAAGGCTGATTTCAGTGGAATACTAAAGATAAAATCTATAGTATTATTTATACACAGAACTTGAAAAATAAGCCAATAGATATTAACATATTTTGGATAATGATGGAGTTAAACATCATGCAAATTCAAATAAAACTGTCTGATATACAACGAAATAGGAACTTTTGCCCATCTTACCTGACCAGGCTTTTTGTTCACAGTTGTTGCAGTCTGTTCCACAgttttggcttttttcttttcttttttcttttctttgtcagcAAAAGTGCCACGCATTTTAGATATTATATCGGAATCTGTTTTGGCATACTGGATTcgctgttttaattatttaaaaaaaagttacttttcaTTATGCTGAAGGCTATTTACACTTGtcattaatatttcaaatttcaTTACACAAATATAATTTTCCTGAAGGAAATCTGTCAAGTATGCTGAgtgccaaaagaaaataaattgtggCCCTGATTTGCAACTGAGACAAAGTTAGATTCAACTGTGTTTATTAGAAGAACAATAGATTTTCATACGGGAGAAACAGGACTTTGAAAAATCTGCACCACTGATCCTCTCtattaaaagacagagaggaGTGCACTGGAAAGCTGTCTATGCCTTACAGGGACACTCGACAGGTCAAGATGTGCATGGAGTTTGTTACTTCTCAAGTTAAAGTACTGAAGACTGAGAATGACTTTCCTTTGAATCTGGAATAttacttttaaacaaaataacaaatagTGGCAtcaacttaaatttaaaaagctttgAAAGGAAATAAGATGGCATCACAGCTGTGCAACTAGGCCACCTGCATGAATACTATGCCACAGGCAGTGTAAAACTTTTCTTTCCTGGGGTCCAGAAAGCTGAAACTACCTCTCTGATCATACTGAAACACCAGTTCTACCAATTCCTCTCTATAGTTGTCTTCTATGGCAAGAATTTGATCTCAGTATGAAGAGAAAAAGTGACATTTTACAATATGCAGGTTTGCTAatgtacagctcagggaactctactcagtactctgtgacctaaaatgggagggaaatccaaaaaagaggggatgtgtgtatacatagggctgactcactttgctgtatagtagaaactaacacaacactgcaaagcaaatatactccactagaaaccaattttaaaaaataatgaaggttTGAAAACAAAGAATTTGTTAAAACCAAGAGcagctctttcctttcttttatgtTAACTAGAGATGACTATATGGGGTAAACAAGAGGAGAGCAAGCCTCTCACAACATCTCCAtcccttcagtcagtcagttcagtcgctcagtcgtgtctaattctttgcgactgcatggaccgcagcacgccaggcctccctgtccattaccaactcctggagttcactcaaattcacgttcatcgagtcggtgatgccatctagccatctcatcctctgtcgtccccttctcctcctgctcccaatccctcccagcatcagagtcttttccagtgagccagttcctcgcatgaggtggccaaagtattggactttcatcttcagcatcagtccttccaatgaacacgcaggattcatctcctttaggatggactggttggatctccttgcagtccaagggactctcaagagtcttctccaacatcacagttcaaaagcatcaattcttcggcactttcttcacagtccaactctcacatccatacatgaccactggaaaaaccacagccttgactaaatggacctctgttgacaaagtaatgtctctgctttttatatgctatctaggttggtcataacttttcttccaaggagtaagtgtcttttaatttcatggctgcagtcaccatctgcagtgatttcggtgcccaaaaaaataaagtctgtcactgtttccactgtttccccatctatttgccatgaagtgatggcaccagatgccataatcttagctttttcaatgttgagttttaagctagctttttcactctcctctttcaccttcatcaagaggttctttagttcttcttcactttctgccataagggtggtgtcatctgcatatctgaggttattgatatttctcccagcaatcttgattccagcttgcacttcttccagcccagcatttctcatgatgtactctgcatagaagttaaataagcagggtgacaatatacagccttgatgtacccacttccctatttggaaccagtctgtttttccacgtccagttctaactgttaagtcctgacctgcatacagatttctcaaaaggcaggtcaagaggtctggtattcccatctctttaagacttttccacagtttactgtgatccacacaaaggctttggcgtagtcaataaagcaaaagtatatgtttttctgaactctggcttttttgatgatccaaaagatcatcttctgtgtagtcttgccacctcttcttaataacttctgcttctgttaggtccataccatttgtcctttattgtgcccaactttgtatgaaatgttcccttggtatggctaattttcttgaagagatctctagtctttcccattctattgttttccatttctttgcactgatcactgaggaaggctttattatctctccttgctattctttgaaactctgcattcaaatgggtgtatctttccttttctcctctgcctttcacaGCTATCTGTGAGGCCTCctcaaccattttgcttttttgcatttccttttcttgggaatggtctggatccctgtctcctgtacaatgccatgaacctccatccacagttcttcaggcactctatcagatctaatcccttaaatctatttctcacttccactgtataatcataagggatttgatttaagtcatacctgaatgatctggtggttttctgtactttcttcaattgaagtctgaatttggcaataagaagttcatgatctgagccacagtcagctcccggtcttgtttttgctgactgtatagagcctctccatctttgggctgcaaacaatataatcaatctgatttcagtgttgaccatctggtgatgtccatgtgtagagtcttctcttatgttgttggaagagggtgtttgctatgaccagtgcattctcttggcaaaactctattagcctttgccctgcttcattctgtactccaaggccaaatttgcctgttactccaggtgttccttgacttcctacttttgcattccaatcccctataatgaaaaggacatcttttgggggtgttagttctagaaggtcttgtaggtcttcacagaaccattcaacttcagcttcttcagcattactggtcagggcattacaatggtcatctgagttaaattcacccactccagtccatgttagtttgctgattcctaaaatattgacgttcactcttgccatctcctgtttgaccacttccaatttgccttgattcatggacctaacattccaggttcctatgcaatattgctctttacagcatcggactttacttccaccaccagtcatatccacaactgggtgctgtttttgctttggctctgtctcttccctctttctggagttagttttccactgatctcccgtagtatactgagcacctaccaacctggggagttcatctttcagtgtcctttttgccttttcatactccaTCCCTTAGGCTCCCTCTGATTGCAGGACTTCCTCCAAGTGGACTTAACCCTGCCAGCCACTGTTATTCTTGCACATCATCATCTAACCAAAAGGAGCAGATCTGGGCTAACTCTGACTTGGTCCAGGGATTCTCTCCCAACTCCCCTGCATCCTCATCCTTCTTCCTGACCTGAGAAGATCTTGGGTGATCTTGTACTTGTCCCTATGGCCTGTGAAAATCTCTTACCACAGCCCTTGCTCTTAGCTGGCTGGTCTAGAGCAGCAGTTCTCAACTTGAGGAGAATCTGCCCACCAGGACACAGCTGGCACTGCTGACTGGAGACACTGCATTGTCACGCttagtgggcagaggccagagacGCTGTTAAACACTCTCCGATGAACCACAAAacccaaacaataaaaaaaagttattcagtTCAAAATGTCAAAAGTGCCAGTGTTGAAAAATAGTAGACTAAATACTGATGAGGGATAAAAATTCACCCACAGCTTAGAGAAAGCGCAAGATTTACATTTATACCAGAGGTTTCATGACAGACACCCTTCGGAAGATGGTTTCACTTTACTGAGGTATTTTTGGAATTAAAGAACCAACTGTACTTGAATCACAGAGAATAATTTTGTTCTGAGTTCCAAGTCATAGacaattttgttcatttctgatCTGGTATGTTGGCGTTAAAACAGAAGAGCAACTGAAACCACTTAAGTAAATATAAACAAGATAGCTCAAGGAACATTCTTCCCCTCTTCTAGGATGCTAGAGATCTGGCAGTACCTCCTACTTTCCTGAAGCCAGAGAGGAGACCTAAAATACCTCCAATATGAGATCAGTCTAATGGGCTTGTCCCTTTGATTTTCAGTAACTAGCTGGCAGGGTGAAGCCAGTGCCAAATGCAGCAAACAATTTCCAGCTTTCCTGGACTTCAATCCCAGGCATATGCAAACGTGTCATCCCAACTTAACAAACA
The Bos indicus x Bos taurus breed Angus x Brahman F1 hybrid chromosome 13, Bos_hybrid_MaternalHap_v2.0, whole genome shotgun sequence genome window above contains:
- the SNRPB2 gene encoding U2 small nuclear ribonucleoprotein B'', which produces MDIRPNHTIYINNMNDKIKKEELKRSLYALFSQFGHVVDIVALKTMKMRGQAFVIFKELGSSTNALRQLQGFPFYGKPMRIQYAKTDSDIISKMRGTFADKEKKKEKKKAKTVEQTATTVNKKPGQGTPNSANTQGNATPNPQVPDYPPNYILFLNNLPEETNEMMLSMLFNQFPGFKEVRLVPGRHDIAFVEFENDGQAGAARDALQGFKITPSHAMKITYAKK